In one Brassica oleracea var. oleracea cultivar TO1000 chromosome C9, BOL, whole genome shotgun sequence genomic region, the following are encoded:
- the LOC106319277 gene encoding S-adenosylmethionine decarboxylase proenzyme 2, whose product MSLSAIGFEGYEKRLEVSFFEPSLFLDTHGKGLRALPKSHVDEILAPAECTIVSSLSNDELDSYVLSESSLFIFPYKIIIKTCGTTKLLLSIEPLLRLAGELSLEVKSVRYTRGSFLCPGGQPFPHRNFSEEVSVLDGHFAKMGLSSVAYLMGDDDETKKWHVYSASAPAKNTNSNNNVYTLEMCMTGLDKDKASVFYKNESSSAGSMTDNSGIRKILPQSQICDFEFEPCGYSMNSVEGGAISTIHVTPEDGFSYASFEAVGYDFTTMDLSHLVSKVLTCFEPKQFSVAVHSSVAQKGYDSDLSVDLEDYGCRETTVESLGEERGTVMYQRFEKLGMYCGSPRSTLKCEWSSNSSCTSEDEKEEGI is encoded by the coding sequence ATGTCACTCTCTGCAATCGGGTTCGAAGGCTACGAGAAGCGTCTCGAGGTCTCCTTCTTTGAGCCGAGTCTCTTCCTCGACACTCACGGGAAAGGACTCCGCGCCTTGCCCAAATCTCATGTCGACGAGATCCTCGCACCAGCTGAGTGCACCATCGTTTCCTCTCTCTCCAATGATGAACTCGACTCTTATGTCCTCTCTGAGTCCAGCCTCTTCATCTTCCCTTACAAGATCATCATCAAGACTTGCGGGACCACCAAGCTCCTCCTCTCTATCGAGCCGCTCTTGAGGCTGGCTGGCGAGCTTTCTCTTGAGGTTAAGTCCGTGAGGTACACTCGTGGAAGCTTCCTCTGCCCTGGAGGTCAGCCGTTCCCTCACCGCAACTTCTCTGAAGAGGTTTCTGTGCTCGATGGGCACTTTGCCAAGATGGGTTTGAGCAGTGTTGCGTACTTGATGGGTGATGATGATGAAACCAAGAAATGGCATGTTTACTCTGCTTCTGCCCCTGCCAAGAACACTAACAGCAACAACAATGTCTACACTCTCGAGATGTGTATGACTGGTCTGGACAAAGACAAGGCATCTGTGTTCTACAAGAACGAGTCGAGCTCGGCTGGCTCCATGACTGATAACTCTGGTATCAGGAAGATACTTCCTCAATCCCAAATCTGCGACTTTGAGTTCGAGCCATGCGGCTACTCAATGAACAGCGTCGAAGGTGGCGCAATCTCCACTATCCATGTGACCCCTGAAGACGGATTCAGCTACGCTAGCTTTGAGGCGGTGGGGTACGATTTCACAACCATGGACTTGAGCCACCTCGTCTCAAAGGTGCTAACTTGCTTCGAGCCGAAGCAATTCTCAGTAGCGGTCCACTCTAGCGTCGCACAGAAGGGCTACGACTCTGATCTCTCTGTAGACCTGGAGGATTACGGATGCAGGGAGACAACGGTGGAGTCTCTAGGAGAAGAGAGAGGAACGGTGATGTATCAGAGGTTTGAGAAGCTGGGAATGTATTGCGGTTCTCCGAGATCTACATTGAAATGTGAGTGGAGCAGCAACAGTAGCTGCACTAGCGAGGACGAGAAGGAAGAGGGAATCTAA
- the LOC106318946 gene encoding pentatricopeptide repeat-containing protein At5g15980, mitochondrial — MRYQQWRLMLLRIHRASPSPHFQVTSVSTRSISSLLHTRSQPRSPQQSQDLSRLRSPITTRTFSSDPAVRKEKSASEATVIDIFTRLSSEDEIKKELESSHIVLTQDLALKVLRKLESNPDVAKRLFNWAKEAFPTSKSYNMMLRILGGNGLVDEFWGLVSSMKRKGHGLSANVRDKVGDKFRKDGLVKDFIRLRKLFPLDPSDDDSSPESVCVKVCKVVEKEEWSDDVEKQIRELNVEFGSDLVKMIVESLDVEPRKALLFFRWVDESGLFKHDEKTYNAVARVLGREKFLDRFQNVVGEMKSAGYEVELETYAAVSTRFCQSKLIEEAVDLFEIAMEGGSDGNKPTSHCLSLLLKKIVTTKVLDTELFSRAVEAYTKKGNVLTDGMMKSVLKSLISVDKVAQSNEVLKAMKKGGYLPSSDLQRVIASELSRKGKKDEADELVDFMEASGTNLDDKAMASLVEGYCDSGDLKEALASFEKMVGKEGVVSNADHAFEKLVHAYCNKNQVRDAYKLLCSQVKQNQVKPLHSTYKCLVRNLLTKKIASEGGFEEALSLLPMMKDHGFPPFIDPFMSYFSKTGTSSEAYSFLKAITSYHFPSISVVLRVFETMMKSARQSEAQDLLSLCPDYIRNDPDVLELFYSMKSDGSAVEEPLAASS, encoded by the coding sequence ATGAGATATCAACAATGGCGATTGATGCTTCTCAGAATCCACCGTGCTTCTCCTTCTCCTCACTTTCAGGTAACCTCCGTTTCAACCCGATCCATCTCTTCTCTCCTCCACACACGTTCCCAACCCAGATCTCCGCAACAAAGCCAAGATCTTTCTCGCTTAAGATCCCCAATCACGACTCGAACCTTCTCCTCCGACCCCGCGGTTAGAAAAGAGAAGTCCGCTTCCGAAGCCACCGTGATCGACATCTTCACCAGATTGAGCTCCGAAGACGAGATCAAGAAAGAGCTCGAGTCTAGCCACATCGTCCTCACCCAAGACTTAGCTTTAAAAGTTCTGAGAAAGCTCGAATCAAACCCAGATGTCGCTAAAAGGCTTTTCAATTGGGCCAAAGAGGCTTTCCCCACCTCGAAAAGCTACAACATGATGCTTCGTATCCTCGGTGGGAACGGGCTCGTCGACGAGTTTTGGGGTTTGGTTAGTTCCATGAAGAGGAAAGGTCACGGCTTGTCCGCTAACGTTAGAGATAAAGTCGGCGACAAGTTTCGTAAAGACGGGCTTGTGAAAGACTTTATAAGGCTGAGAAAGCTCTTCCCTTTAGATCCGTCGGATGATGATTCTTCTCCCGAGAGCGTTTGCGTTAAGGTGTGTAAGGTCGTGGAGAAGGAAGAGTGGAGTGATGACGTGGAGAAGCAGATAAGAGAGTTGAACGTTGAGTTTGGGAGCGATTTGGTTAAGATGATTGTGGAGAGTCTTGACGTGGAGCCTAGGAAGGCTCTGCTGTTCTTCCGTTGGGTTGACGAGTCTGGTCTCTTTAAGCATGATGAGAAAACGTATAACGCTGTGGCTAGGGTTCTGGGGAGAGAGAAGTTCTTAGATAGGTTTCAGAACGTCGTTGGAGAGATGAAGAGCGCTGGTTACGAGGTGGAGTTAGAGACTTATGCTGCGGTTTCGACGAGGTTTTGCCAGAGTAAGTTGATCGAGGAAGCTGTTGACTTGTTCGAGATTGCAATGGAGGGTGGGAGTGATGGTAACAAACCCACCTCTCACTGCTTATCTTTGTTGCTCAAGAAGATTGTGACCACCAAGGTTCTGGATACGGAGTTGTTTTCGAGAGCTGTGGAGGCTTATACCAAAAAGGGTAACGTTTTGACGGATGGTATGATGAAGTCTGTGTTAAAGTCCCTAATCAGCGTGGATAAGGTTGCTCAGAGCAATGAGGTGTTGAAAGCAATGAAGAAAGGAGGATATCTCCCAAGTAGCGATCTGCAGAGGGTGATTGCATCAGAGCTTAGTCGTAAAGGAAAGAAAGACGAAGCTGATGAGCTTGTAGACTTTATGGAAGCGTCCGGGACTAACCTAGATGATAAGGCGATGGCTTCTCTTGTTGAAGGGTACTGTGACTCCGGAGATCTTAAGGAAGCTTTAGCGAGTTTCGAGAAAATGGTTGGTAAAGAGGGGGTAGTATCAAATGCTGATCATGCGTTTGAGAAGCTGGTTCATGCTTACTGCAACAAGAATCAGGTAAGAGATGCGTACAAGCTTTTGTGTTCACAAGTAAAGCAGAATCAGGTCAAACCTCTTCATAGCACGTACAAGTGTTTGGTGCGTAATCTGCTGACGAAGAAGATTGCTAGTGAGGGTGGGTTTGAAGAAGCTTTGAGTCTTCTACCAATGATGAAAGATCATGGGTTCCCTCCTTTCATTGACCCTTTCATGAGTTACTTCTCGAAAACTGGAACAAGCTCCGAAGCTTACAGTTTTCTCAAGGCTATAACCTCGTATCATTTTCCATCTATCTCGGTGGTGTTGCGTGTGTTTGAAACAATGATGAAGTCTGCAAGGCAGAGTGAGGCGCAGGATCTACTCTCTTTGTGCCCAGACTATATCCGTAATGATCCAGATGTTCTTGAACTCTTCTACTCCATGAAATCTGATGGATCTGCTGTAGAGGAACCTTTGGCTGCTTCTTCTTAG
- the LOC106317350 gene encoding stress-induced protein KIN2, translated as MADNKQSFQAGQAAGRAEEKSNVLMDKVKDAATSAGASAQTAGQKISETAGGAVNVVKEKTGMNK; from the exons ATGGCAGACAACAAGCAAAGCTTCCAAGCCGGTCAAGCCGCTGGTCGTGCTGAG GAGAAGTCTAATGTGCTGATGGACAAGGTCAAGGATGCTGCTACCTCTGCTGGAGCGTCTGCTCAAACC GCAGGACAGAAGATATCGGAGACCGCAGGGGGAGCTGTTAATGTTGTGAAGGAGAAGACCGGCATGAACAAGTAG
- the LOC106319278 gene encoding uncharacterized protein LOC106319278, which translates to MMESKAGNKKSSSSSSSSSLCYEAPLGYSIEDVRPYGGIKKFKSSVYSNCAKRPS; encoded by the exons ATGATGGAATCGAAAGCTGGTAATAAAAAGTCGTCGTCGTCGTCTAGTAGTTCCTCCTTATGTTACGAAGCTCCCCTCGGTTACAGCATTGAAGACGTTCGTCCCTACGGTGGCATCAAGAAATTCAAATCTTCTGTCTACTCCAAC TGCGCGAAGAGGCCCTCCTGA